One window of the Chryseobacterium sp. CY350 genome contains the following:
- a CDS encoding helix-turn-helix domain-containing protein, with amino-acid sequence MRAQNLTDESSKFEKIHKEIITAKNRDLAFALCKKYIDLAKKEDDTQELLNGYESASGMANDSIGLKYGDSILTLAVKLKDQVAIGNSYYTIATRSLMISDYKKASEFSVIAYEYYLTQKPEEIVKSIFTIAKLKSLINEDESAQKLLNEQYQHLKKNLTPPNNKLWYRFYLTSLIMTNAKLQKHKENEFLIKESYNFDKTNKEISLSNYQAIFADAYNDFYMKKYTSAIRKINLATDMMGRTNIQVSENVTFLLAQCYWKTGKIDQAFPIFEKIKNNFLKTKKTTLAFRPAFDFFTEYYKKNGTTEQQLASLNDLLEFDKFEKDVKNYVQLKLKDFDDKHKTEEQALSEDEQKFSDWLSIAIISLSSIGVVYFGYRKIKANKKKNSQEILEIRNTITKVSRQPKTKEEINEVFENAEIDYSLYRPINKLTVDQILASMKNFESSFGFLEQDLKLTALAQKFNTNDKYLSKVIKVYFGKTFNTYLTDLRFEYLDKKLKIDSQFKNQKIKEISSKLGFGSPEFFATAFKEKYGKSPKEYFES; translated from the coding sequence ATGAGAGCACAAAACCTAACCGATGAATCTTCAAAATTTGAAAAAATTCACAAAGAAATCATAACTGCTAAAAACAGAGATCTAGCTTTCGCTCTTTGCAAAAAATACATTGATTTAGCTAAAAAAGAAGACGACACTCAGGAATTACTTAATGGTTATGAAAGTGCTTCGGGTATGGCTAATGATAGCATCGGTCTAAAGTACGGAGACAGCATCTTAACTTTGGCAGTAAAACTGAAAGATCAGGTTGCCATTGGAAATTCTTACTACACAATAGCTACAAGAAGTTTAATGATAAGTGATTATAAAAAAGCTTCAGAATTTTCAGTGATTGCATACGAATATTATCTAACACAAAAGCCGGAGGAAATTGTAAAATCTATATTTACGATAGCAAAACTGAAGTCTTTGATTAATGAGGATGAATCTGCCCAAAAACTGTTAAACGAACAGTATCAGCATCTCAAGAAAAATTTAACGCCACCTAATAATAAATTATGGTATCGGTTTTACCTGACTTCCTTGATAATGACAAATGCAAAACTTCAAAAACATAAAGAAAATGAATTTCTTATCAAGGAGTCTTACAATTTTGATAAGACAAATAAAGAAATTAGTTTAAGTAATTATCAAGCAATTTTTGCAGATGCTTACAACGATTTCTATATGAAAAAATATACGTCTGCAATACGAAAAATAAATCTTGCAACAGATATGATGGGTAGAACAAATATTCAAGTATCTGAAAATGTAACTTTTCTTTTAGCCCAATGCTATTGGAAAACCGGCAAAATAGATCAAGCTTTTCCTATCTTTGAAAAAATAAAAAATAATTTTCTCAAAACCAAGAAAACAACTTTAGCCTTCCGTCCCGCATTCGACTTCTTTACAGAATATTACAAGAAAAACGGAACTACAGAACAGCAATTGGCATCATTAAATGATTTGCTGGAGTTTGACAAGTTTGAAAAAGATGTTAAAAACTATGTTCAATTAAAGCTAAAAGACTTTGACGATAAACATAAAACAGAAGAACAGGCTCTGTCTGAAGATGAGCAAAAGTTTAGCGATTGGCTGAGTATCGCTATTATTTCTTTAAGTTCGATTGGTGTCGTTTATTTTGGGTATCGAAAAATTAAAGCCAACAAAAAGAAAAACAGCCAAGAAATTTTGGAAATTAGAAACACTATTACTAAGGTTTCTCGACAGCCAAAAACAAAAGAAGAAATAAATGAAGTTTTTGAAAATGCCGAAATAGATTACAGTTTATACCGACCGATTAACAAACTTACAGTCGATCAGATTCTCGCTTCGATGAAAAATTTCGAATCATCTTTTGGATTTTTAGAGCAGGATCTTAAACTTACCGCTTTAGCACAGAAATTTAACACCAATGACAAGTATTTGAGCAAAGTCATTAAAGTATATTTTGGTAAAACTTTCAATACATATCTTACCGATTTAAGATTTGAATATCTTGATAAAAAACTTAAAATTGATTCTCAATTTAAAAATCAAAAGATTAAAGAAATCTCTTCCAAATTAGGGTTTGGAAGTCCTGAATTTTTCGCAACAGCATTCAAGGAAAAGTATGGTAAATCACCAAAAGAATATTTTGAAAGCTGA